The nucleotide sequence AGAACAGGTCACGATGGTGGAAATCGATGCCGGCGTGGTGGCATTCTGCCGCCAGTATCTGCCTAACCACAGCGCCGGCGCCTACGATGACCCGCGCTTTCGTCTGGTGATTGACGATGGCGTTAACTTCGTCAACGCCTGCCAGGAAAAGTTCGATATCATCATCTCCGACTGCACCGATCCTATCGGACCCGGCAAAAGCCTGTTTACCTCGGATTTTTATCAGGGATGCGCGCGCGGCCTGAACGACGGGGGGATCTTCGTGGCGCAGAACGGCGTCTGCTTCCTGCAGCAAGATGAGGCGGTCAACAGTCACCAGAAACTGAGTCACTATTTCAGCGACGTCAGTTTTTATCAGACCGCCATTCCAACTTACTACGGCGGAATCATGACCTTTGCCTGGGCCAGCAACAACCCGGCGTTGCGTACGATCGATCAAAATAGCCTGCAGCAACGGTTTGACGCCGCGGGAATCGAATGCCGCTATTACAACCCGGCCATTCATACCGGCAGCTTTGCCCTGCCGCAATATTTACTGAATGCGCTGTCAGCCGCCCGCTGATCACCGGCATCCATAAGGGGGTGAATTAAATTGCAAAAGCTGAAACTGCATGGCTTTAACAATCTGACCAAGAGCCTGAGTTTTTGTATCTACGATATCTGTTACGCCAAAACGCCCGCCGACCGCGATGGCTATATCGCATACATCGATGAGCAGTACAATGCGAACCGTCTGACAGAAATCCTGAGTAAAACCTGTTCGATCATTGGCGCCAATGTGTTGAATATTGCCCGCCAGGATTATGAACCGCAGGGCGCCAGCGTCACCATTCTGGTCAGCGAGGAACCGATGGACCCCCGCGATGTGGATACCTCCGAGCATCCCGGCCCACTACCGAACTCCGTCGTCGCGCATCTCGACAAGAGCCATATCTGTGTTCACACCTATCCGGAAAGCCACCCCGGCGGCGGCCTGTGTACCTTCCGTGCGGATATCGAAGTGTCTACCTGTGGGGTCATTTCGCCGCTCAAAGCGCTCAACTATCTGATTCATCAGTTAGAATCGGACATCGTGACCATCGACTACCGTGTGCGTGGTTTTACCCGCGACATCAACGGCATCAAGCATTTCATCGACCACAAAATCAATTCGATTCAGAACTTCATGTCCGACGACATGAAATCGCTCTATCACCTGATGGACGTAAACGTTTACCAGGAAAACATTTTTCACACCAAAATGCTGCTGAAGGATTTCGACCTGAAGCACTACCTGTTTAACGTCAGTCCGGAAGAACTGAGCCCAGAAGAGCGCAAACGTATTACCGATTTGCTGTATCGCGAGATGCAGGAAATCTATTACGGCAGAAACATCGCAACCGTTTGACCATTCACCTGAGGGCGCCCGCCCTCAGGTTTCCTTTATCACCATCGTCCTTTCCTGGGTTTACCGCATCAAAACCTCTATATATTGCGTGGTTGATATTTAAAAACACAATATCTAGTATTTATGGTGAAGCTGACCGACTTACTTAATCCGGTACGGGTTCTTTCAACGGCACGTTATCGGCCCCTTTTTCACTCAAAAAGGTAATACGACTGATGACCATTAGCATTTATAGCCAACCAGACTGCCCCCAATGCGACGCGACCTGCCGCACGCTGGATAGCTATGGCGTGATTTACCGCAAGATCGATATCTCCTGCGATGAGCAGGCGCGGGAGCACGTACTGGCGCTCGGCTACCGTCAGGTGCCGGTAGTGGAAACCAACGGGGCGCACTGGTGTGGCTTCCGCCCGGACAAACTCCGCTCGCTGCGCGCCGCTACCGCCTGAAACTGATGATGAATCCGATCATCTATTTCTCCAGCCAGTCGGAAAACACACATCGGTTCGTCTGCCGTCTGGGATTGCCGGCGATGCGGATACCGCTGCAGGCCGAGGCGCCAATGCCGGATATCGCCAGCCCCTACATTCTGGTGGTGCCCAGTTACGGTGGCGGCAGCACCCGCGGGGCGGTGCCCCGTCAGGTCATCCACTTTCTCAACCAATCATCGCGCCGTGCGTTGCTGCGCGGCGTCATCGCCGCCGGGAACCGCAACTTTGGCGCCGCCTACGCCATCGCCGGCGACATTATCGCCGCCAAATGCCAGGTTCCCTGCCTTTACCGCTTTGAGCTGTCTGGCACCCCGGAAGATGTAGACAACGTACGCAGAGGAGTGACCCAATTTTGGCTACAGCAGAATTCCTGACCGAAGCGCCTTCCAGCCAACTGGATTACCATGCGCTCAACGCCATGCTGAACCTTTATGACGCCGATGGCCGCATTCAGTTTGAGCAGGACTGGCAGGCCATTCAGGCCTATTTCCACAATCACGTGCTGCCGCGCACCCGCCGCTTCCCGTCTCTGGAAGAGAAACTGCGCTGGCTGCAACAGGAAGGGTATTACGAACCCCAGGTACTGGCGCACTACCAACCTGACTTCATCGCCGAGCTGTTCCAGCGCGCGGCCAAACATCGCTACCAGTTCCAAAGCTTTCTGGGCGCCTTCAAGTTTTACACTAGCTATGCGCTGAAAACCTTTGACGGCAGCCAGTATCTGGAAAGCTATGACGACCGGGCCTGCATGGTGTCGCTGACGTTAGCGCAGGGCGACACCCAACTGGCGCAACAACTGGTGGATGAAATGATGAGCGGTCGTTTCCAGCCCGCCACGCCGACCTTCCTCAATTGCGGCAAACAACAGCGCGGCGAGCTGGTGTCCTGCTTTCTGCTGCGTATTGAGGACAATATGGAGTCCATCGGCCGGGCGGTCAATTCCGCGCTGCAACTCTCCAAACGCGGCGGCGGCGTAGCCTTTATGCTGACCAATATCCGCGAAACCGGCGCGCCGATAAAACGCATCGAAAACCAGTCATCCGGCGTCATCCCCATCATGAAAATGCTGGAAGACGCTTTTTCCTACGCCAATCAGCTCGGCGCCCGGCAAGGCGCCGGAGCGGTTTACCTGCACGCCCATCACCCGGATATCCTGCGCTTTCTTGATACCCGCCGGGAAAACGCCGAT is from Dickeya dianthicola NCPPB 453 and encodes:
- the nrdI gene encoding class Ib ribonucleoside-diphosphate reductase assembly flavoprotein NrdI is translated as MNPIIYFSSQSENTHRFVCRLGLPAMRIPLQAEAPMPDIASPYILVVPSYGGGSTRGAVPRQVIHFLNQSSRRALLRGVIAAGNRNFGAAYAIAGDIIAAKCQVPCLYRFELSGTPEDVDNVRRGVTQFWLQQNS
- the speD gene encoding adenosylmethionine decarboxylase, translated to MQKLKLHGFNNLTKSLSFCIYDICYAKTPADRDGYIAYIDEQYNANRLTEILSKTCSIIGANVLNIARQDYEPQGASVTILVSEEPMDPRDVDTSEHPGPLPNSVVAHLDKSHICVHTYPESHPGGGLCTFRADIEVSTCGVISPLKALNYLIHQLESDIVTIDYRVRGFTRDINGIKHFIDHKINSIQNFMSDDMKSLYHLMDVNVYQENIFHTKMLLKDFDLKHYLFNVSPEELSPEERKRITDLLYREMQEIYYGRNIATV
- the nrdH gene encoding glutaredoxin-like protein NrdH, with protein sequence MTISIYSQPDCPQCDATCRTLDSYGVIYRKIDISCDEQAREHVLALGYRQVPVVETNGAHWCGFRPDKLRSLRAATA
- the speE gene encoding polyamine aminopropyltransferase yields the protein MSQKEIWYETLHANFGQYFSIDQVLYHEKTDHQDLIIFENAALGRIMALDGVVQTTERDEFIYHEMMTHVPLLAHGNAKRVLIIGGGDGGMLREVCRHRNIEQVTMVEIDAGVVAFCRQYLPNHSAGAYDDPRFRLVIDDGVNFVNACQEKFDIIISDCTDPIGPGKSLFTSDFYQGCARGLNDGGIFVAQNGVCFLQQDEAVNSHQKLSHYFSDVSFYQTAIPTYYGGIMTFAWASNNPALRTIDQNSLQQRFDAAGIECRYYNPAIHTGSFALPQYLLNALSAAR